A window of Gemmatimonadota bacterium contains these coding sequences:
- a CDS encoding CYTH domain-containing protein: MREVELKAIVDDADAARDAIRRAGAALAYEGRLEDRRYDTPEFALRLRDQVLRLRVYRAATVRAMLDWKGPTAYESGYKVREELSTTAGDPDALATLLERLGYVVTREIDRRIEQYQWEGATIRFEHYPRMDVLVEVEGDPAAIERAIAALAMPREAFTTQRLPDFVRLFEERTGERAAICDRELQGDYRYSATDA; this comes from the coding sequence ATGCGTGAGGTCGAACTCAAGGCGATCGTCGATGACGCGGACGCCGCGCGTGACGCGATCCGTCGGGCGGGGGCGGCGCTCGCCTATGAGGGTCGGCTCGAGGATCGCCGCTACGACACGCCCGAGTTCGCGCTGCGGCTCCGCGACCAGGTACTCCGTCTGCGCGTCTACCGCGCGGCCACGGTGCGCGCGATGCTCGACTGGAAGGGGCCGACGGCGTACGAGTCCGGCTACAAGGTGCGCGAGGAGCTCTCGACCACCGCCGGCGATCCCGACGCGCTCGCGACCCTGCTGGAGCGGCTCGGGTACGTCGTGACGCGCGAGATCGACCGCCGGATCGAGCAGTACCAATGGGAGGGGGCGACGATCCGCTTCGAGCACTATCCACGGATGGACGTGCTCGTGGAGGTCGAGGGCGACCCGGCGGCGATCGAGCGCGCGATCGCCGCGCTCGCGATGCCGCGCGAGGCGTTCACCACCCAGCGGCTCCCCGACTTCGTGCGCCTCTTCGAGGAGCGCACGGGCGAGCGCGCCGCGATCTGCGACCGCGAACTCCAGGGTGACTA
- a CDS encoding P1 family peptidase codes for MTVSLERFGLAVGHATDEAGGTGCTVIRGTNAPHRAAVAVIGRATGSRELALLEPGHLVERVDAILLAGGSAYGLDAAAGVMRWMEAQGRGFAVGAGVVPIVPAAVLFDLGPCGRWDARPTPAMAESACAGATSTAIAEGSVGAGTGLTVGKVLGRDGAMKGGFGVSVVDGVGCSAAAMVAVNAFGDVRDAQGAIIAGARAPGGGFAGTERVLAAGGPERAFGGAASGGGTPNTTLAVVAVDAAFSRVELHQLARSATAAYHRRLAPAGSSFDGDIVFALSPMDGPRAPLAQAEALVVAALETAIERAVRLARGRDGVPGLADAAGR; via the coding sequence GTGACGGTCTCGCTCGAGCGGTTCGGCCTCGCGGTCGGCCATGCGACCGACGAGGCGGGCGGCACGGGATGCACCGTCATCCGCGGCACGAACGCCCCGCACCGCGCCGCCGTCGCGGTGATCGGCCGCGCGACGGGGTCGCGCGAACTCGCCCTCCTCGAGCCGGGGCACCTCGTCGAGCGGGTCGACGCGATCCTGCTCGCTGGCGGCTCGGCCTACGGGCTCGACGCGGCGGCCGGCGTCATGCGATGGATGGAAGCGCAGGGTCGTGGGTTCGCCGTCGGTGCTGGCGTGGTGCCGATCGTGCCCGCCGCCGTCCTCTTCGATCTCGGGCCCTGCGGGCGGTGGGACGCGCGGCCGACGCCGGCGATGGCCGAGTCCGCATGCGCAGGGGCCACGAGCACGGCGATCGCCGAAGGAAGCGTCGGTGCCGGTACCGGTCTCACGGTCGGGAAGGTCCTCGGCCGGGACGGGGCGATGAAGGGCGGGTTCGGAGTGAGCGTGGTGGACGGGGTCGGCTGTTCGGCCGCGGCGATGGTCGCGGTGAACGCCTTCGGCGATGTGCGCGACGCGCAAGGCGCGATCATCGCGGGGGCCCGCGCGCCCGGCGGCGGCTTCGCCGGCACCGAGCGTGTGCTGGCCGCGGGCGGTCCGGAGCGCGCGTTCGGAGGTGCCGCGTCGGGTGGTGGCACTCCCAACACCACGCTCGCGGTGGTCGCGGTCGATGCCGCCTTCAGTCGCGTGGAGCTGCACCAGCTCGCGCGATCGGCGACGGCCGCCTATCACCGCCGCCTCGCGCCGGCCGGGTCGAGCTTCGACGGCGACATCGTCTTCGCGCTCTCGCCCATGGACGGTCCGCGCGCGCCATTGGCGCAGGCGGAGGCACTGGTCGTCGCCGCGCTCGAGACTGCGATCGAGCGCGCGGTGCGCCTCGCGCGAGGACGGGACGGCGTCCCGGGCCTCGCGGACGCCGCCGGCCGCTAG
- a CDS encoding DMT family transporter, whose amino-acid sequence MSTPQHPLPSHRPASHATEMSLVLMATIWGVNFSVVKYGTQVMEPLAYNALRMALGCTVLLALARWRPGKRPSPADLRRLLLLGVLGHCIYQVLFISGIARTRAGTASLVIAASPAMVALVARMFGHDKLPLRAVAGIGLSIAGVFLVLGGTMSDEGAGHVTGDLMILAAVACWAFYTNWLVELTQRVDAVQVAAWTLVGGVVPLGLIATPALLRVDWPAVTPLTWLSVFYSGVMAMVVAYLLWYRGVHRIGPTRTSMYGNLQPIVAVAVAWVVLGEVPTLFQGAGAATVIGGLYLSRR is encoded by the coding sequence GTGTCCACCCCCCAACACCCCCTGCCGTCCCATCGCCCGGCCTCCCACGCGACCGAGATGTCGCTGGTGCTCATGGCCACCATCTGGGGCGTGAACTTCTCGGTGGTGAAGTACGGGACGCAGGTGATGGAGCCGCTCGCGTACAACGCGCTCCGCATGGCGCTGGGGTGCACGGTCCTGCTCGCGCTGGCGAGGTGGCGGCCCGGCAAGCGGCCGTCCCCGGCCGATCTCCGGCGCCTCCTGCTCCTCGGGGTGCTCGGGCACTGCATCTACCAGGTGCTCTTCATCAGCGGCATCGCGCGGACGCGTGCCGGCACCGCGTCGCTCGTCATCGCGGCGAGCCCGGCGATGGTCGCGCTCGTGGCGCGGATGTTCGGGCATGACAAGCTGCCCCTGCGGGCCGTCGCCGGCATCGGACTCTCGATCGCCGGCGTCTTCCTCGTGCTCGGCGGGACGATGAGCGACGAGGGGGCGGGACATGTGACCGGCGACCTGATGATCCTCGCCGCCGTCGCCTGCTGGGCGTTCTACACCAACTGGCTCGTGGAACTCACGCAGCGCGTCGATGCCGTGCAGGTCGCCGCGTGGACGCTCGTCGGGGGCGTGGTGCCGCTGGGGCTCATCGCGACGCCGGCGCTGCTCCGCGTCGACTGGCCGGCCGTCACGCCGCTCACCTGGCTCTCGGTGTTCTACTCTGGCGTGATGGCGATGGTCGTCGCCTACCTGCTCTGGTATCGCGGTGTGCATCGCATCGGCCCGACGCGCACGTCGATGTACGGCAACCTCCAGCCCATCGTCGCGGTGGCCGTCGCCTGGGTCGTGCTCGGCGAGGTGCCGACGCTCTTCCAAGGGGCCGGCGCGGCGACGGTGATCGGCGGCCTCTACCTCTCGCGGCGATGA
- a CDS encoding translocation/assembly module TamB, whose amino-acid sequence MGRRRLVMLWSTLLMLAIGAGFIGAFVAATQSVRGRDFIRGVVEAQMGRTMQGTVRLGTLSGSFITDLTIDSLEIRDPDDSLFAATGPIRVTFDPRDLMDGRLFIRTVDAARPRVHFRRGFDSRWNTERIWPRPPGPRRARSRASFGSLLVLEQVAVREGHFALTMPWAPADSLRGAARDSAVRVMLADPIAGIRRAGGRRFTRTYEWRDILVDVPRMRLLHPDSAGRQIALARLDAKESNPPFTFHHVAGEIRWLGDSIAFDLPRFALAGSTGRATGNVWWTPGETPDYRIHVVGDSVALADVAWISPSLPTEGRGRMTLDIRNQPRSSEVFEYAISDMDVFAHRSRVRGRMTWVIGGPVAIMKDVDLEAAPVDFALIERFNQGPLAYPFAGQITGRMRGRGGPLDRFVIDDLRMSYRDGNVPGAFASGRARGMLDIYEPAYTEFRGFTVALDSFDLRTIQAVNPDFPLLHGKLSGSAVLDSSWLDMRFSQGDFVHFDGDLPRSRFLGAGRVTSGEVEMVYDVAFEAQPLAMTTLASSFPELPLRGDFSGPLKVRGTLHDLFVDADFEGDAGRIAANVMVDMELPKYRLIGETRITALDPSVAFADSTLPSGELNARLTTDIGGDSLADLTGTVVLGLDRSTLAGVRLFAGDARLGFGGGVMTLDTLHVETTVVQVDAGGALGLHAGREDSLNVTARVDSLGGFRRWLTSSATDTLDGGLQIDGVARGWVRDFAFDATLDGEGLLVGAAGVRLLTGSAELTGLPSAAKGTLSLAADTLRAAGFAISRLFSRATLDGRGGAMLDLDMNGANGTRAAARAQVAMATDTVQVLLDSLTLRTGRQQWLLASPASFTAGAPGFAVDSFVLNGAGGSTLRLAGAVPTTGESSLRFRARGLPVADLAELLQTPGKQEGEIAIDARLEGTRAAPQLEATGSITGGIVAGIRLDTLMLTASGSSDALRLAATLGPPGRPVMIGEGTLPFHLRLDERGSSMDERAPISASITSDTVSLRLFDAITSRANGDPGSFALNLDVSGTWEKPRVEGGLLVRNGNVSLAPLGDVRWRNLTADIGLIGDSLAIRRLTANSTSAGRNGSASVSGWARVSDRENPAFDLSVRARNFHVYNVRNVADIDLSDSLRINGTMNAATLRGALTADRAVISIPEIATKDVISLTEFDQFGVVDTSALLDRRLAPRVLPAFIRNLTVRNVPLRMGNDVWLRSTEANINLGGEISIMRAQQARGRRSDEAQLALTGSLRTVRGTYQLNIGPVQRTFEVQQGSIDWFGDPDFVFNPNLNISAQHTVRQYTKQGAQPDVRVRVNIGGTLNEPTALLSSPDSARVKSADLISYLVTGGPSFEIGAAGANYTSTATRLVISSLGSMLGGKAGGLCDDARVSTAASDVEKSNLRTGTAAVLEGTRFNCGKQVGRNAFVRLDAGLCQVGQFVGGGNSLNASALANSIGVKLDYLLRGGYTVSAGVEPPTSAVLCNSNISARGFVPAPQQFGFDLFRAWRF is encoded by the coding sequence ATGGGACGCCGTCGCCTCGTGATGCTCTGGAGCACCCTGCTGATGCTCGCCATCGGCGCGGGGTTCATCGGGGCGTTCGTCGCGGCGACACAGAGCGTGCGCGGGCGCGATTTCATCCGCGGCGTCGTCGAGGCGCAGATGGGCCGCACGATGCAGGGGACGGTGCGGCTCGGGACGCTGAGCGGGTCGTTCATCACCGACCTCACCATCGACTCGCTCGAGATCCGGGACCCCGACGACTCGCTCTTCGCGGCGACCGGCCCCATCCGGGTGACGTTCGATCCGCGCGACCTCATGGACGGCCGCCTCTTCATCCGCACCGTGGACGCGGCCCGCCCGCGCGTGCACTTCCGTCGCGGCTTCGACTCGCGCTGGAACACCGAGCGGATCTGGCCGAGGCCGCCGGGCCCGCGCCGCGCGCGGAGCCGCGCGAGCTTCGGGTCGCTGCTGGTGCTCGAGCAGGTCGCCGTGCGCGAGGGCCACTTCGCGCTGACGATGCCGTGGGCCCCCGCCGACTCGCTCCGCGGGGCGGCGCGCGACTCCGCCGTGCGCGTGATGCTCGCCGATCCGATCGCCGGCATCCGGCGCGCGGGCGGGCGGCGCTTCACGCGCACCTACGAGTGGCGCGACATCCTCGTCGACGTCCCCCGCATGCGGCTGCTGCATCCGGATTCGGCGGGCCGCCAGATCGCGCTCGCCCGGCTCGACGCGAAGGAGAGCAACCCGCCCTTCACCTTCCACCACGTGGCCGGGGAGATCCGCTGGCTCGGGGACTCCATCGCGTTCGACCTGCCGCGCTTCGCGCTCGCCGGCTCCACCGGCCGCGCGACCGGCAACGTCTGGTGGACGCCGGGCGAGACTCCCGACTACCGGATCCACGTCGTCGGCGACTCGGTCGCGCTCGCCGATGTCGCCTGGATCTCGCCCTCGCTCCCCACCGAGGGGCGCGGGCGGATGACGCTCGACATCCGGAACCAGCCCCGCTCGTCCGAGGTCTTCGAGTACGCGATCAGCGACATGGACGTGTTCGCGCACCGCTCGCGCGTGCGCGGCCGCATGACGTGGGTGATCGGCGGGCCGGTGGCGATCATGAAGGACGTCGACCTCGAGGCGGCGCCGGTGGACTTCGCGCTCATCGAGCGTTTCAACCAGGGACCGCTCGCCTATCCGTTCGCCGGCCAGATCACGGGACGGATGCGCGGGCGCGGTGGCCCGCTCGACCGCTTCGTGATCGACGACCTGCGCATGTCCTATCGCGACGGCAACGTGCCGGGCGCGTTCGCCTCGGGCCGCGCGCGCGGCATGCTCGACATCTACGAGCCCGCGTACACCGAGTTCCGCGGCTTCACCGTCGCGCTCGACTCGTTCGACCTGCGGACCATCCAGGCGGTGAATCCCGACTTCCCGCTGCTGCACGGCAAGCTCTCGGGCTCGGCGGTGCTCGACTCGTCGTGGCTCGACATGCGATTCTCGCAGGGCGACTTCGTCCACTTCGACGGCGACCTGCCGCGCTCGCGCTTCCTCGGCGCGGGACGGGTGACCTCGGGCGAGGTCGAGATGGTGTACGACGTCGCGTTCGAGGCCCAGCCGCTCGCGATGACGACGCTCGCGAGCTCGTTCCCCGAGCTCCCGTTGCGCGGCGACTTCTCCGGTCCCCTCAAGGTGCGCGGCACGCTGCACGACCTGTTCGTCGACGCCGACTTCGAGGGCGACGCCGGGCGGATCGCCGCGAACGTCATGGTCGACATGGAGCTCCCCAAGTACCGCCTCATCGGCGAGACGCGGATCACCGCGCTCGACCCGAGCGTCGCGTTCGCGGACTCCACGCTGCCGAGCGGCGAGCTCAACGCGCGCCTCACGACGGACATCGGCGGCGATTCGCTCGCTGACCTCACCGGCACGGTGGTGCTCGGGCTCGACCGCTCGACCCTCGCCGGCGTGCGCCTGTTCGCCGGCGATGCCCGGCTCGGGTTCGGCGGGGGCGTGATGACGCTCGACACGCTGCACGTCGAGACCACGGTGGTCCAGGTCGACGCTGGCGGCGCGCTCGGCCTCCACGCCGGCCGCGAGGATTCGCTCAACGTGACCGCACGGGTCGATTCGCTCGGCGGCTTCCGGCGCTGGCTGACGTCGAGCGCGACGGACACGCTCGACGGCGGGCTCCAGATCGACGGCGTGGCGCGCGGCTGGGTGCGGGACTTCGCCTTCGACGCGACGCTCGACGGCGAGGGGCTGCTCGTCGGGGCGGCCGGGGTGCGCCTGCTCACGGGATCGGCGGAGCTCACCGGGCTCCCCTCGGCGGCGAAGGGCACGCTCTCGTTGGCCGCGGACACGCTGCGCGCGGCGGGGTTCGCGATCTCCCGTCTCTTCTCGCGCGCGACGCTGGATGGCCGCGGCGGGGCCATGCTCGATCTCGACATGAACGGGGCCAACGGGACGCGCGCGGCCGCGCGCGCGCAGGTGGCGATGGCCACCGACACCGTGCAGGTGCTCCTCGATTCGCTGACCCTGCGCACCGGCCGCCAGCAGTGGCTGCTCGCGTCGCCCGCCAGCTTCACCGCCGGCGCGCCGGGATTCGCGGTGGATTCGTTCGTGCTCAACGGGGCCGGTGGTTCGACCTTGCGGCTCGCGGGCGCGGTGCCCACCACCGGAGAGAGCAGCCTCCGGTTCCGTGCGCGTGGCCTCCCCGTGGCCGATCTGGCCGAGTTGTTGCAGACCCCGGGGAAGCAGGAGGGCGAGATCGCCATCGACGCGCGGCTCGAGGGGACGCGCGCGGCCCCGCAGCTCGAGGCCACCGGGTCGATCACCGGTGGCATCGTCGCGGGGATCCGGCTCGACACGCTGATGCTCACGGCCTCGGGGTCGTCGGACGCACTGCGGCTCGCCGCGACCCTCGGCCCTCCCGGACGCCCGGTCATGATCGGCGAAGGCACGCTGCCGTTCCACCTGCGCCTCGACGAGCGGGGCTCGAGCATGGATGAGCGCGCGCCGATCTCGGCGAGCATCACGAGCGACACCGTGAGCCTGCGCCTGTTCGACGCGATCACGAGCCGCGCGAACGGTGACCCGGGGAGCTTCGCGCTCAACCTGGACGTCTCGGGCACGTGGGAGAAGCCGCGCGTCGAGGGCGGGCTCCTCGTGCGCAACGGCAACGTCTCGCTGGCGCCGCTGGGGGACGTGCGGTGGCGCAACCTCACGGCGGACATCGGGCTCATCGGCGACAGCCTCGCGATCCGGCGCCTCACGGCGAACTCGACCTCGGCCGGGCGCAACGGCAGCGCGTCGGTGAGTGGCTGGGCGCGCGTCAGCGACCGTGAGAACCCCGCCTTCGACCTGTCGGTGCGCGCGCGCAACTTCCACGTCTACAACGTGCGCAATGTCGCCGACATCGACCTCTCCGACAGCCTGCGCATCAACGGCACGATGAACGCGGCGACGCTGCGCGGCGCGCTCACCGCCGATCGCGCCGTCATCTCGATCCCCGAGATCGCGACCAAGGACGTCATCTCGCTCACCGAGTTCGACCAGTTCGGCGTCGTGGACACGAGCGCGCTGCTCGACCGCCGCCTCGCCCCGCGCGTGCTGCCGGCGTTCATCCGGAACCTCACCGTGCGGAACGTCCCGCTCCGCATGGGCAACGACGTCTGGCTGCGCTCGACCGAGGCGAACATCAACCTCGGCGGCGAGATCTCGATCATGCGCGCGCAGCAGGCGCGCGGGCGGCGCAGCGACGAGGCCCAGCTCGCCCTCACCGGCTCGCTGCGCACCGTGCGCGGCACCTACCAGCTCAACATCGGCCCGGTGCAGCGCACCTTCGAGGTCCAGCAGGGCTCGATCGACTGGTTCGGCGACCCGGACTTCGTCTTCAACCCGAACCTCAACATCTCCGCCCAGCACACGGTGCGGCAGTACACCAAACAGGGAGCGCAGCCCGATGTGCGCGTGCGCGTGAACATCGGCGGCACGCTGAACGAACCGACGGCGCTGCTCTCGTCCCCCGACTCGGCACGCGTGAAGAGCGCCGACCTCATCAGCTATCTCGTCACGGGCGGACCCAGCTTCGAGATCGGCGCCGCCGGCGCCAACTATACGTCGACGGCGACGCGGCTGGTGATCAGCTCCCTCGGCAGCATGCTCGGCGGCAAGGCCGGCGGCCTGTGCGACGATGCGCGCGTCTCCACCGCCGCGAGCGACGTGGAGAAGAGCAACCTGCGGACCGGGACGGCGGCGGTGCTCGAAGGCACCCGCTTCAACTGCGGCAAGCAGGTGGGGCGGAATGCCTTCGTGCGCCTCGACGCCGGACTCTGTCAGGTGGGGCAATTCGTCGGTGGGGGCAACTCGCTCAACGCATCGGCGCTCGCCAACTCCATCGGCGTCAAGCTCGACTACCTCCTCCGCGGCGGCTACACCGTCTCGGCCGGCGTCGAGCCCCCGACGAGCGCGGTCCTCTGCAACTCCAACATCAGCGCCCGCGGCTTCGTCCCCGCGCCGCAGCAGTTCGGCTTCGATCTCTTCCGCGCCTGGCGATTCTGA
- a CDS encoding sigma-54-dependent Fis family transcriptional regulator, whose amino-acid sequence MASILIIDDEVAIATAFAMFFRHDGKHQVTEAHTGGEGIEAFRRIKPDLVLLDVRLPDMTGFDVLDAIRDDHPVVIMVTAYGDVPMAVDALHKGAENFLTKPVDLSHLAAAAERALEKAQLRRLSRWLTSKRGSGKDLVFGSSAPMRELQAQVALLAGSDRTTALVLGESGSGKGRLAELIHASSPRATKPFVEVNCATLRPESLDSELFGVEGSPATNGHTTLGAFEVADGGTIFLDEISDLDPVLQPKLVRVLEGKGFRRVGGTVEVTPNVRVIAASSKDLVAEVAAGRFREDLYYRLAVMPIKLPPLRERVREDLVELVASVQDSLAPSVPGAPTTVAEPALDAMLRYPWPGNVRELRNVLERAMLVARGQPAVELQHLPREVQGATGGAVTHHEPRSLADVERAHIDRTLRAHAHNRTHAAKELGISRATLIKKIREYDLAEKPR is encoded by the coding sequence ATGGCGAGCATCCTGATCATCGACGACGAGGTCGCGATCGCCACGGCGTTCGCGATGTTCTTCCGTCACGACGGCAAGCACCAGGTGACGGAGGCGCACACCGGTGGCGAGGGCATCGAGGCGTTCCGCCGGATCAAGCCCGACCTCGTCCTCCTCGATGTCCGCCTGCCCGACATGACGGGCTTCGATGTGCTCGACGCGATCCGCGACGACCATCCCGTCGTGATCATGGTGACCGCGTACGGCGATGTCCCGATGGCGGTCGACGCGCTGCACAAGGGCGCGGAGAACTTCCTCACGAAGCCGGTGGACCTGAGCCACCTCGCGGCGGCCGCCGAGCGCGCGCTCGAGAAGGCGCAGCTGCGTCGGCTGAGCCGCTGGCTCACCAGCAAGCGGGGCAGCGGCAAGGACCTCGTCTTCGGGTCGTCGGCCCCCATGCGCGAGTTGCAGGCGCAGGTCGCGCTCCTCGCCGGCAGTGACCGCACGACGGCGCTCGTCCTCGGGGAGAGCGGGTCGGGGAAGGGGCGGCTCGCCGAACTCATCCACGCCTCGAGTCCGCGGGCGACGAAGCCATTCGTCGAGGTCAACTGCGCGACGCTGCGGCCCGAGTCGCTCGACTCCGAGCTGTTCGGCGTGGAGGGGTCGCCGGCGACGAACGGCCATACGACGCTCGGCGCGTTCGAGGTCGCGGACGGTGGCACCATCTTCCTCGACGAGATCAGCGATCTCGACCCGGTGCTCCAGCCCAAGCTGGTGCGGGTCCTCGAGGGGAAGGGGTTCCGTCGCGTCGGCGGGACGGTGGAGGTGACGCCGAACGTCCGCGTCATCGCCGCGTCGTCGAAGGATCTCGTCGCCGAGGTCGCGGCAGGACGGTTCCGCGAGGACCTCTACTACCGCCTCGCGGTCATGCCGATCAAGCTCCCGCCGCTCCGCGAGCGCGTGCGCGAGGACCTCGTCGAGCTCGTGGCGAGCGTGCAGGATTCGCTCGCGCCCTCGGTGCCGGGCGCGCCGACGACGGTGGCCGAGCCGGCGCTCGACGCGATGCTGCGGTATCCGTGGCCGGGGAACGTGCGCGAGCTGCGCAACGTGCTCGAGCGCGCGATGCTCGTCGCGCGCGGACAGCCCGCGGTCGAGCTCCAGCACCTGCCGCGCGAGGTGCAGGGCGCGACCGGAGGCGCGGTCACGCACCACGAGCCGCGCTCGCTCGCCGACGTCGAGCGCGCGCACATCGACCGCACCCTGCGCGCGCATGCGCACAACCGCACGCACGCGGCCAAGGAACTCGGCATCTCGCGCGCGACGCTCATCAAGAAGATCCGCGAGTACGACCTGGCCGAGAAGCCGCGGTGA
- a CDS encoding haloacid dehalogenase-like hydrolase, with amino-acid sequence MTRVVLFDIDGTILLSAGAGRAAIEPALREYFGTAGSPSYRFDGKTDKLIVRDMMRMEGFTDAEIDARMDAVLARYLEHLRVALADPARRAQLLPGVGPLIDAVEAADDLVLGLLTGNVVEGARAKLAAVDLAFDRFALGAYGSDHEDRSQLPPVALARAQSLLGRALAGDRLVIIGDTPADVHCGRGVGARAIAVATGGYSVEELDSHAPAATFADLRDTARVLEAIRDA; translated from the coding sequence ATGACGCGTGTCGTCCTCTTCGACATCGACGGCACGATCCTGCTGAGCGCGGGAGCCGGCCGTGCGGCGATCGAGCCGGCGCTGCGGGAGTACTTCGGCACCGCGGGCTCCCCGTCGTACCGCTTCGACGGCAAGACCGACAAGCTGATCGTGCGCGACATGATGCGCATGGAGGGCTTCACCGACGCCGAGATCGACGCGCGCATGGACGCCGTCCTGGCGCGCTATCTCGAGCACCTGCGCGTCGCCCTCGCGGACCCCGCGCGCCGCGCGCAACTCCTGCCCGGCGTGGGGCCACTCATCGACGCGGTGGAGGCGGCCGACGACCTCGTGCTCGGGCTGCTCACGGGGAACGTGGTCGAGGGCGCGCGCGCGAAGCTCGCGGCCGTGGACCTCGCCTTCGACCGGTTCGCGCTCGGCGCGTACGGCTCCGACCACGAGGATCGGTCGCAGCTCCCGCCGGTGGCGCTCGCGCGCGCGCAGTCGCTGCTCGGTCGCGCGCTGGCCGGCGATCGCCTCGTGATCATCGGGGACACGCCCGCCGATGTGCATTGCGGGCGCGGCGTCGGCGCGCGGGCGATCGCCGTCGCCACGGGCGGGTACAGCGTCGAGGAGCTCGATTCGCACGCGCCGGCCGCGACCTTCGCCGACCTTCGCGACACGGCGCGCGTGCTCGAGGCGATCCGCGATGCGTGA